Proteins encoded within one genomic window of Streptomyces kaniharaensis:
- a CDS encoding exonuclease domain-containing protein: protein MSWWQQPLVGFDLETTGTDPAVDRIVTAALVDTVGARRLRAAGWLLDPGVPIPAEAEAIHGIGDDVARRKGRPAKEAVEEIAAALCERLAAGRPVVAFNAPFDLSLLDAELRRHGLAPLAERLGGPVGPVLDALVIDRAVDRYRKGSRTLQRVCEVYGVELTDAHEAGSDALAAVRVAVALAERYRAEVGDVPPAELHERQVGWYREWAEGLQAWLRRGKDPQAVIDPRWPLR, encoded by the coding sequence ATGAGCTGGTGGCAGCAGCCACTGGTCGGCTTCGACCTGGAGACCACGGGCACCGACCCGGCCGTGGACCGCATCGTCACGGCCGCGCTCGTGGACACCGTCGGAGCCCGCCGGCTGAGAGCCGCCGGCTGGCTGCTCGATCCCGGGGTGCCGATCCCCGCGGAGGCGGAGGCGATCCACGGCATCGGCGACGACGTCGCCCGGCGCAAGGGCCGGCCGGCCAAGGAGGCGGTGGAGGAGATAGCCGCCGCGCTCTGCGAGCGGCTGGCGGCGGGGCGTCCGGTGGTCGCGTTCAACGCGCCGTTCGACCTCTCGCTGCTCGACGCCGAGCTGCGCCGCCACGGGCTGGCGCCGCTCGCCGAGCGCCTGGGCGGGCCGGTCGGGCCGGTGCTGGACGCCCTCGTGATCGACCGGGCCGTGGACAGGTACCGCAAGGGCTCGCGCACACTGCAGCGCGTCTGCGAGGTGTACGGGGTCGAGCTCACCGACGCGCACGAGGCCGGTAGCGACGCGCTGGCCGCCGTCCGGGTCGCCGTCGCCCTCGCCGAGCGCTACCGAGCCGAGGTGGGCGACGTCCCGCCGGCCGAGCTGCACGAGCGGCAGGTCGGCTGGTACCGCGAGTGGGCGGAGGGCCTGCAGGCGTGGCTGCGCCGGGGCAAGGACCCGCAGGCCGTGATAGACCCGCGCTGGCCGCTGCGGTAG
- the treY gene encoding malto-oligosyltrehalose synthase: MTSAAEPAQPRPAANVPTSSYRLQLQPGFTLRDATAAVPYLAALGVSHLHLSPLLEAAPGSTHGYDTVDHGRISEQLGGEPALRELAAAAHRHGLRLIADVVPNHMAVPVPEQLNGPLWEVLRDGPDSPSARWFDIDWTAQPGPADAPGRGRVLLPLLGDRLGAVLDQLIVDGDVLRYHDHALPLRPGTERLPLAELLARQWYRLAWWRLARTELNYRRFFTVNELIAVRVEEPEVFAATHAVLLRLHADGVLDGFRIDHPDGLADPRGYLSRLAEATGGAYTVVEKILTGDERLPTDWPCAGTTGYDALRRIDGVLLDHAGACRLAGAYEAFLSGSPVPGDLCQEPHPAVAAARRGRAEMTEPHGELAAEVDRLVRLAVRIGAAEPAHADHAPWQLRASLQRLLTGYPAYRPYVRPGEPAPAVSAEQLRTALDGSTDPTDRLVAALALGELGRGADRDEFCVRFAQTAAAVAAKGVEDTAFYRWNALPGLNEVGGEPARPGLHPTEFHDWCRYLERTWPHSMTVLSTHDTKRSADARARLAVLAEQPAAWAAEADAWSTAAGPGGDRDGDWLLWNTLVAAWPIGPDRLVAALLKAAREAKLHTSWTTPDTRFEQALADRARAVHGNPGLLPRIEGRVHALAPYARSNTLAAALLHLTVPGVPDLYQGSEEPLYTLVDPDNRGVVDLGALAVRLTDAATPRPGDLAREKLHLTATALHLRRSRPLGPYRPLTADGLTNDHLLAFARGDDVVTAVTRLPYSLERAGGWRGTVLELPEGGPWTDELTLRTYPAGALPVAELLATHPVALLTRRGGE, from the coding sequence ATGACCTCCGCCGCCGAGCCCGCGCAGCCCCGCCCGGCCGCCAACGTCCCCACGTCCAGCTACCGCCTCCAGCTCCAGCCCGGCTTCACCCTCCGCGACGCCACCGCCGCCGTCCCCTACCTGGCCGCCCTCGGTGTCTCCCACCTGCACCTGTCCCCGCTGCTGGAGGCCGCCCCCGGCTCCACCCACGGCTACGACACCGTCGACCACGGCCGGATCAGCGAGCAGCTCGGCGGCGAGCCCGCGCTGCGCGAGCTCGCCGCCGCCGCCCACCGGCACGGGCTGCGGCTGATCGCCGACGTCGTGCCCAACCACATGGCCGTGCCCGTCCCCGAACAGCTCAACGGGCCGCTCTGGGAGGTCCTGCGGGACGGGCCCGACTCGCCGTCCGCGCGCTGGTTCGACATCGACTGGACCGCCCAGCCCGGCCCCGCCGACGCCCCCGGACGCGGCCGCGTCCTGCTCCCGCTGCTCGGCGACCGGCTCGGCGCCGTCCTCGACCAGCTGATCGTGGACGGCGACGTGCTGCGCTACCACGACCACGCGCTCCCGCTGCGCCCCGGCACCGAGCGGCTGCCGCTCGCCGAGCTGCTCGCCCGCCAGTGGTACCGGCTCGCCTGGTGGCGCCTGGCCCGCACCGAGCTGAACTACCGGCGCTTCTTCACCGTCAACGAGCTCATCGCCGTCCGCGTCGAGGAGCCCGAGGTCTTCGCCGCCACCCACGCCGTCCTGCTGCGGCTGCACGCCGACGGCGTCCTGGACGGCTTCCGGATCGACCACCCCGACGGGCTCGCCGACCCCCGCGGCTACCTGAGCCGCCTCGCCGAGGCCACCGGCGGCGCCTACACCGTCGTCGAGAAGATCCTCACCGGGGACGAGCGGCTGCCCACCGACTGGCCGTGCGCCGGCACCACCGGGTACGACGCGCTGCGCCGCATCGACGGCGTGCTCCTCGACCACGCGGGCGCCTGCCGGCTGGCCGGGGCGTACGAGGCGTTCCTGAGCGGGTCCCCCGTTCCGGGCGACCTCTGCCAGGAACCTCACCCGGCGGTGGCGGCGGCCCGGCGCGGGCGGGCCGAGATGACCGAGCCGCACGGCGAGCTGGCGGCCGAGGTCGACCGGCTGGTCCGGCTCGCGGTGCGGATCGGGGCCGCCGAGCCCGCGCACGCCGACCACGCGCCCTGGCAGCTGCGCGCGTCGCTGCAGCGCCTGCTCACCGGCTACCCGGCGTACCGGCCGTACGTGCGCCCCGGGGAGCCGGCGCCGGCGGTGTCGGCCGAGCAGCTGCGGACGGCCCTGGACGGCTCGACGGACCCGACGGACCGGCTGGTCGCCGCCCTGGCGCTCGGCGAGCTGGGGCGCGGGGCGGACCGGGACGAGTTCTGCGTCCGCTTCGCGCAGACCGCCGCCGCCGTCGCCGCCAAGGGCGTCGAGGACACCGCCTTCTACCGGTGGAACGCCCTGCCCGGCCTCAACGAGGTCGGCGGCGAACCTGCCCGGCCCGGCCTGCACCCCACGGAGTTCCACGACTGGTGCCGGTACCTGGAACGCACCTGGCCGCACAGCATGACCGTGCTCTCCACCCACGACACCAAGCGCAGCGCCGACGCCCGCGCCCGCCTCGCCGTGCTCGCCGAGCAACCCGCGGCCTGGGCCGCCGAGGCCGACGCCTGGTCCACCGCTGCCGGGCCCGGCGGCGACCGGGACGGCGACTGGCTGCTCTGGAACACCCTCGTCGCCGCCTGGCCGATCGGCCCGGACCGCCTCGTCGCCGCCCTCCTCAAGGCCGCCCGCGAGGCCAAGCTGCACACCTCGTGGACCACCCCCGACACCCGGTTCGAGCAGGCGCTCGCCGACCGCGCCCGCGCCGTCCACGGCAACCCCGGGCTGCTCCCCCGGATCGAGGGCCGGGTGCACGCCCTCGCGCCGTACGCCCGGTCCAACACCCTCGCCGCCGCGCTGCTGCACCTCACCGTGCCCGGCGTGCCCGACCTCTACCAGGGCAGCGAGGAGCCGCTGTACACCCTGGTCGACCCGGACAACCGCGGCGTGGTGGACCTCGGCGCGCTCGCCGTCCGGCTCACCGACGCGGCCACCCCGCGCCCCGGCGACCTCGCCCGGGAGAAGCTCCACCTCACCGCGACGGCCCTGCATCTGCGGCGCTCCCGCCCGCTCGGCCCCTACCGGCCGCTCACCGCCGACGGCCTCACCAACGACCACCTGCTCGCCTTCGCCCGCGGCGACGACGTGGTCACCGCCGTCACCCGGCTGCCCTACAGCCTGGAGCGGGCCGGCGGCTGGCGCGGCACCGTCCTGGAGCTGCCCGAGGGCGGGCCGTGGACGGACGAGCTGACCCTGCGGACGTACCCGGCGGGCGCGCTGCCGGTCGCCGAGCTGCTGGCGACGCACCCGGTGGCACTGCTGACGAGGAGGGGCGGGGAATGA
- the treZ gene encoding malto-oligosyltrehalose trehalohydrolase, with protein MSRYEVWAPFAADRVEVEVGGSAHPLARCADRDGWWAGEAPDGDYAFRLDGGPPLPDPRSAWQPYGPDGPSRPVDHAAFRWSRTGWRGRPLPGAVVYELHVGTFTVRGTFDAAAEHLDHLVELGVDFVELMPVCPFPGKHGWGYDGVSPWAVHEPYGGPEGLKRFVDAAHRKGIGVILDVVHNHLGPSGNHLPAYGPYFTDRHHTPWGSAVNLDAPGSDEVRRYLAGSALAWLRDYRIDGLRLDAVHALADDRAVHFLEELTGEVEKLVISSNRPLFLIAESDLNTPRTTTPREAGGQGLAAQWSDDFHHALHTALTGESHGYYGDFARAPLAAVAKTLTRGFFHDGTWSSFRGRSHGRPFAPHTAGHRLLGYLQTHDQIGNRALGDRISTSLTAGRLACGAALVLTSPFTPMLFMGEEWGAATPWQYFTDHTDPGLADAVRQGRRREFAEHGWQAETVPDPQEPATVLRSVLDWTEPRRVPHTELLDWHRRLIRLRRERPELSDPDLGAVRVAYDEAARWLVVHRGPYRVAVNLGADGAALPLEAAGREVLAAFGEASPEGTAVRLGADAVAIVLTG; from the coding sequence ATGAGCCGGTACGAGGTGTGGGCCCCCTTCGCCGCCGACCGGGTCGAGGTCGAGGTCGGCGGCTCCGCCCACCCGTTGGCCCGCTGCGCCGACCGGGACGGGTGGTGGGCCGGGGAGGCGCCGGACGGGGACTACGCGTTCCGGCTGGACGGCGGCCCGCCGCTGCCCGACCCGCGCTCGGCCTGGCAGCCGTACGGCCCGGACGGGCCCAGCCGGCCCGTCGACCACGCCGCGTTCCGCTGGTCGCGGACCGGCTGGCGCGGCCGCCCGCTGCCCGGAGCGGTCGTGTACGAGCTGCACGTCGGCACCTTCACCGTCCGCGGCACCTTCGACGCCGCCGCCGAACACCTCGACCACCTCGTCGAGTTGGGCGTCGACTTCGTCGAGCTGATGCCGGTCTGCCCGTTCCCCGGCAAGCACGGCTGGGGCTACGACGGCGTCTCGCCGTGGGCCGTCCACGAGCCGTACGGCGGCCCCGAGGGGCTGAAGCGGTTCGTTGACGCGGCGCACCGCAAGGGGATCGGGGTGATCCTGGACGTCGTCCACAACCACCTCGGCCCGTCCGGCAACCACCTCCCCGCGTACGGCCCGTACTTCACCGACCGGCACCACACGCCGTGGGGCTCCGCCGTCAACCTGGACGCCCCCGGCTCGGACGAGGTGCGCCGCTACCTCGCCGGCAGCGCGCTCGCCTGGCTGCGCGACTACCGGATCGACGGCCTGCGGCTGGACGCCGTGCATGCGCTGGCGGACGACCGGGCGGTGCACTTCCTGGAGGAACTCACGGGCGAGGTCGAGAAGTTGGTGATCTCCTCGAACCGGCCACTGTTCCTGATCGCCGAATCCGACCTCAACACCCCGCGCACCACCACCCCGCGCGAGGCCGGCGGCCAAGGCCTCGCCGCACAGTGGAGCGACGACTTCCACCACGCCCTGCACACCGCGCTCACCGGCGAATCCCACGGCTACTACGGCGACTTCGCACGCGCCCCGCTCGCCGCCGTCGCCAAGACGCTCACCCGCGGGTTCTTCCACGACGGCACCTGGTCGTCGTTCCGCGGCCGCAGCCACGGGCGGCCGTTCGCACCGCACACCGCCGGGCACCGGCTGCTCGGCTACCTGCAGACCCACGACCAGATCGGCAACCGGGCGCTCGGCGACCGGATCTCCACCAGCCTCACCGCCGGCCGGCTCGCCTGCGGCGCCGCGCTCGTGCTCACCTCGCCGTTCACCCCGATGCTCTTCATGGGCGAGGAGTGGGGCGCCGCCACCCCGTGGCAGTACTTCACCGACCACACCGACCCCGGCCTCGCCGACGCCGTCCGGCAGGGCCGCCGGCGGGAGTTCGCCGAACACGGCTGGCAGGCCGAGACCGTCCCGGACCCGCAGGAGCCGGCCACCGTGCTGCGCTCCGTCCTCGACTGGACCGAGCCGCGGCGCGTCCCGCACACCGAACTCCTAGACTGGCATCGGAGGTTGATCCGGCTGCGGCGGGAGCGGCCGGAGCTCTCCGACCCCGACCTGGGCGCGGTGCGGGTGGCGTACGACGAGGCGGCTCGGTGGCTGGTCGTGCACCGGGGCCCGTACCGGGTGGCGGTCAACCTGGGTGCCGACGGCGCCGCGCTGCCACTGGAGGCCGCGGGGCGGGAGGTGCTCGCGGCCTTCGGGGAGGCTTCGCCGGAGGGGACGGCGGTGCGGCTGGGGGCGGATGCGGTGGCGATCGTTCTGACCGGCTGA
- a CDS encoding polysaccharide deacetylase family protein: protein MPQPAARRPASPHRSARLRRHLITGSLAMAAALGLAACGTANGALQPTPSGSSAAQNPITLQPTTAPAPTISAAPGTATPGSDGVPAGSASPAAPPVSPKTPKTPGQPTGPAATPTTGSPSATPPGTPAAPPAPGGPLPVIGSTASGGRTVALTFDDGPGPATPQILDLLAQYGVKATFCEVGENAAANPAMVKRVLAAGHRLCDHSVHHPQPFAKLPHDKAVAEISGAKDMIVQAAGPGTEITWFRAPGGGFNADNEHIAAGLGMKSLGWSVDPRDWSRPGVPAIVSTVQSQLKPGGVILMHDGGGDRSQTVAALKQLLPWLIAQGYTFDFPAA from the coding sequence ATGCCCCAGCCCGCCGCCCGCCGGCCCGCCTCGCCGCACCGCTCGGCCCGACTCCGCCGCCACCTGATCACGGGCAGCCTCGCGATGGCCGCCGCCCTGGGCCTGGCCGCGTGCGGGACCGCCAACGGAGCCCTCCAGCCGACGCCGAGCGGCTCGTCCGCGGCGCAGAACCCGATCACACTGCAGCCCACCACCGCTCCGGCGCCGACCATCTCGGCCGCGCCCGGCACGGCCACGCCCGGCTCGGACGGCGTGCCCGCCGGCTCCGCCAGCCCCGCCGCCCCGCCGGTCAGCCCGAAGACGCCGAAGACGCCGGGGCAGCCCACCGGCCCTGCCGCGACGCCCACCACGGGCAGCCCGTCGGCGACGCCCCCGGGCACCCCCGCGGCCCCGCCCGCGCCCGGCGGGCCCCTCCCGGTGATCGGCTCCACCGCGTCCGGCGGCCGGACCGTCGCGCTCACCTTCGACGACGGCCCCGGCCCGGCCACCCCGCAGATCCTCGACCTGCTCGCCCAGTACGGGGTCAAGGCCACGTTCTGCGAGGTCGGCGAGAACGCCGCCGCCAACCCGGCCATGGTCAAGCGCGTCCTCGCCGCGGGGCACCGGCTGTGCGACCACTCCGTCCACCACCCGCAGCCGTTCGCGAAGCTGCCGCACGACAAGGCCGTGGCCGAGATCTCCGGCGCGAAGGACATGATCGTCCAGGCCGCCGGACCCGGCACCGAGATCACCTGGTTCCGGGCGCCCGGCGGCGGCTTCAACGCCGATAACGAGCACATAGCGGCCGGCCTCGGCATGAAGTCCCTCGGCTGGTCCGTCGATCCGCGCGACTGGTCCCGCCCCGGCGTGCCCGCGATCGTCTCCACCGTGCAGAGCCAGCTCAAGCCGGGCGGCGTGATCCTCATGCACGACGGCGGCGGCGACCGCAGCCAGACCGTGGCCGCACTCAAGCAGCTGCTGCCCTGGCTGATCGCGCAGGGGTACACCTTCGACTTCCCGGCGGCGTAG
- the glgX gene encoding glycogen debranching protein GlgX codes for MQVWPGQPYPLGATYDGAGTNFAVFSESADRIELCLIGEDGSETAVELRETDAFVRHAYLPGVQPGQRYGFRVHGPYNPGLGQRHNSAKLLLDPYAKAMSGHIDWDESVYGYHFGAPERRNDLDSAPHTMHSVVVNPYFDWGTDHPPRTDYHRTVIYEAHVKGLTRLHPGIPEEIRGTYAGLAHPAVIEHLAKLGITAIELMPVHQFVRDHRLRDLGLANYWGYNTVGFFAPHSSYSCSGDRGQQVQEFKSMVKALHAAGIEVILDVVYNHTAEGNHLGPTLSLRGLDNVSYYRLAQDQRFYEDTTGTGNSLLMRSPHVLQLIMDSLRYWVTEMHVDGFRFDLAATLARQFHEVDRLSSFFDLVQQDPVVSQAKLIAEPWDLGEGGYQVGNFPPLWTEWNGMYRDTVRDLWRGENAALAEFGSRLTGSSDLYQDDGRRPIASINFVTCHDGFTLRDLVSYNEKDNRANSEDNRDGESFNRSWNCGVEGPSTDPAVEELRARQQRNFIATLMLSQGVPMLSHGDELGRTQHGNNNAYCQDNELTWVHWPEEDGPQARLLEFTQGMIWLRRDHPVFRRRRFFHGRPVSGRPRPGSSASGGYDDLTDIAWFTPGGEEMTKRHWGASYAKSLSVFLNGYAISEPDRRGGRIVDDSFLLMFNAHFEPLEFTVPADHGQEWQVVVDTAQPRLPAPGTGPRVKAGDTLWLTDHSLMVLQRPA; via the coding sequence ATGCAGGTCTGGCCTGGGCAGCCCTACCCCCTCGGCGCCACCTACGACGGGGCCGGCACCAACTTCGCGGTGTTCTCGGAGAGCGCCGACCGGATCGAGCTCTGCCTGATCGGCGAGGACGGCTCGGAGACCGCCGTCGAACTGCGCGAGACGGACGCCTTCGTCCGCCACGCCTACCTCCCGGGAGTCCAGCCCGGCCAGCGCTACGGCTTCCGCGTCCACGGCCCGTACAACCCGGGCCTCGGCCAGCGGCACAACAGCGCGAAACTGCTGCTGGACCCGTACGCCAAGGCGATGAGCGGGCACATCGACTGGGACGAGTCCGTCTACGGCTACCACTTCGGCGCCCCCGAGCGCCGCAACGACCTCGACTCCGCCCCGCACACCATGCACTCGGTGGTCGTCAACCCCTACTTCGACTGGGGCACCGACCATCCGCCGCGCACCGACTACCACCGCACGGTCATCTACGAGGCGCACGTCAAGGGCCTCACCCGGCTCCACCCGGGCATCCCCGAGGAGATCCGCGGCACCTACGCGGGGCTGGCCCACCCGGCGGTGATCGAGCACCTGGCCAAGCTCGGCATCACCGCGATCGAGCTGATGCCGGTGCACCAGTTCGTCCGCGACCACCGGCTGCGCGACCTCGGCCTGGCCAACTACTGGGGCTACAACACCGTCGGCTTCTTCGCGCCGCACTCCTCCTACTCCTGCTCCGGCGACCGCGGCCAGCAGGTGCAGGAGTTCAAGTCGATGGTCAAGGCGCTGCACGCGGCCGGGATCGAGGTGATCCTGGACGTCGTCTACAACCACACCGCCGAGGGCAACCACCTGGGGCCCACGCTCTCCCTGCGCGGCCTCGACAACGTCTCGTACTACCGGCTCGCCCAGGACCAGCGCTTCTACGAGGACACCACCGGCACCGGCAACAGCCTGCTGATGCGCAGCCCGCACGTGCTCCAGCTGATCATGGACTCGCTGCGCTACTGGGTCACCGAGATGCACGTCGACGGCTTCCGCTTCGACCTCGCCGCCACCCTGGCCCGGCAGTTCCACGAGGTCGACCGGCTCTCCTCCTTCTTCGACCTCGTCCAGCAGGACCCGGTGGTCTCCCAGGCCAAGCTGATCGCCGAGCCCTGGGACCTCGGCGAGGGCGGCTACCAGGTCGGCAACTTCCCGCCGCTGTGGACGGAGTGGAACGGCATGTACCGGGACACCGTGCGCGACCTGTGGCGCGGCGAGAACGCCGCCCTCGCCGAGTTCGGCTCCCGGCTCACCGGCTCCTCCGACCTCTACCAGGACGACGGCCGCCGCCCGATCGCCTCCATCAACTTCGTGACCTGCCACGACGGTTTCACCCTGCGCGACCTCGTCTCCTACAACGAGAAGGACAACCGGGCCAACAGCGAGGACAACCGGGACGGCGAATCCTTCAACCGCTCCTGGAACTGCGGCGTCGAGGGCCCCAGCACCGACCCGGCCGTCGAGGAACTCAGAGCCCGCCAGCAGCGCAACTTCATCGCCACCCTGATGCTCTCCCAGGGCGTGCCGATGCTCTCCCACGGCGACGAGCTCGGCCGCACCCAGCACGGCAACAACAACGCCTACTGCCAGGACAACGAACTCACCTGGGTGCACTGGCCGGAGGAGGACGGACCGCAGGCGCGGCTGCTGGAGTTCACCCAGGGGATGATCTGGCTGCGCCGCGACCACCCGGTGTTCCGGCGCCGGCGGTTCTTCCACGGACGGCCGGTGTCCGGGCGGCCCCGGCCGGGCTCGTCCGCCTCCGGCGGGTACGACGACCTGACCGACATCGCCTGGTTCACCCCCGGCGGGGAGGAGATGACCAAGCGCCACTGGGGCGCCAGCTACGCCAAGTCGCTCTCCGTGTTCCTCAACGGCTACGCGATCTCCGAACCCGACCGGCGCGGCGGACGGATCGTCGACGACTCCTTCCTGCTGATGTTCAACGCGCACTTCGAGCCGCTGGAGTTCACCGTGCCCGCCGATCACGGGCAGGAGTGGCAGGTCGTGGTGGACACCGCGCAGCCCCGGCTGCCCGCCCCGGGCACGGGGCCCCGGGTCAAGGCCGGGGACACGCTGTGGCTCACCGACCACTCGCTGATGGTGCTGCAACGGCCGGCGTGA
- a CDS encoding transketolase family protein codes for MDTMRDRFIDITTRLLDDDPRLALVLADISAASFAPAKERHPDRVINVGIREQLLIGAAGGLALTGLRPIAHTFASFLVERPFEQVKLDLVHQGVGAVLVSAAGSYDWPAGGRTHMSPGDVALLDTLPGWTVHVPGHPDEAEQLLRHAYADGDRNVYVRLSAHQNAAPVPVEPGRFTTVRKGSRGVVLAVGPMLDVVLAATEGLDVTVLYAATVRPFDAAGLRAAVQDTRADVVLVEPYLVGTSANEAHAALADRPHRVLALGVPREEHRHYGSVPEHLAAYGLDAASLRERIAAFMW; via the coding sequence ATGGACACCATGCGCGACCGCTTCATCGACATCACCACCCGCCTGCTGGACGACGACCCCCGCCTGGCCCTGGTGCTCGCCGACATCAGCGCCGCCTCCTTCGCCCCGGCGAAGGAGCGCCACCCGGACCGGGTGATCAACGTCGGGATCCGCGAGCAGCTGCTGATCGGCGCGGCCGGCGGCCTGGCGCTGACCGGTCTGCGCCCGATCGCGCACACCTTCGCCAGCTTCCTGGTCGAACGGCCCTTCGAGCAGGTCAAGTTGGACCTGGTCCACCAGGGCGTCGGCGCCGTACTGGTCAGCGCGGCCGGCTCGTACGACTGGCCGGCCGGCGGCCGCACCCACATGTCCCCGGGCGACGTGGCGCTGCTGGACACCCTGCCCGGCTGGACGGTCCACGTGCCCGGCCACCCGGACGAGGCCGAGCAGCTGCTGCGCCACGCGTACGCGGACGGCGACCGCAACGTGTACGTCCGGCTCTCCGCACACCAGAACGCGGCGCCCGTACCGGTCGAGCCGGGCCGCTTCACCACCGTCCGCAAGGGCTCGCGCGGCGTGGTCCTGGCCGTCGGGCCGATGCTGGACGTGGTGCTGGCGGCCACCGAGGGCCTGGACGTCACCGTGCTGTACGCGGCGACGGTCCGCCCCTTCGACGCGGCCGGGCTGCGCGCCGCCGTCCAGGACACCCGAGCGGACGTCGTGCTGGTCGAGCCGTACCTGGTCGGGACCTCCGCCAACGAGGCGCACGCGGCGCTGGCGGACCGCCCGCACCGCGTGCTGGCCCTGGGCGTGCCGCGCGAGGAGCACCGGCACTACGGCTCGGTCCCCGAGCACCTGGCCGCCTACGGCCTGGACGCGGCCTCGCTGCGGGAGCGGATCGCCGCGTTCATGTGGTGA
- a CDS encoding SAV2148 family HEPN domain-containing protein: MVFPAGGLGTGPDGPDRGGARSEAPTVVMRPTLTGRSPVPAQGGPVEIPALAWSGAEWEDAYQRVRLSGRAYVWLNLVEQRLRSLVDEVLHPIYAPAHGEDWVTAAAGPAGEEWAHRAGAVREVSRRKGYLLDPADDDPLVFLTLPQLRELMVQHWPCFEPYLADRREIELALDELEVARHVVSRNRVLTQTVLAQTERAAARLLAVLDGGTGGVPADVVESLVAGRYADVVAVHADRVRLQRDLPVEDLLDGARRLDALGIGLGMLCQNYTGKRLVRLAGEGCRVRLLFLNPASSAVRRRERELGLGRSELSRSIEMNIMHVRRVRARLRDQGGFEIRVFDETPRFTAYLVEGPRPAGQPGGRRQTRDLGVIQPYLRRSRGMESPALVLRGGAGQQPGGTEAGLLEVYREEFEGVWGDSRPVS, encoded by the coding sequence ATGGTGTTCCCCGCCGGCGGCCTTGGCACAGGGCCCGACGGCCCCGACCGGGGCGGTGCCCGCAGCGAGGCGCCCACGGTGGTCATGCGTCCCACCCTGACCGGCCGCTCCCCGGTGCCCGCCCAGGGCGGCCCGGTGGAGATCCCCGCCCTCGCCTGGTCCGGCGCCGAATGGGAGGACGCCTACCAGCGCGTACGCCTGTCCGGGCGCGCCTACGTCTGGCTCAACCTGGTCGAACAGCGGCTGCGCTCCCTCGTCGACGAGGTCCTGCACCCCATCTACGCCCCCGCCCACGGCGAGGACTGGGTCACCGCCGCCGCCGGGCCGGCCGGCGAGGAATGGGCCCACCGGGCCGGCGCGGTGCGCGAGGTCAGCCGCCGCAAGGGCTACCTCCTCGACCCCGCCGACGACGACCCGCTGGTCTTCCTCACCCTGCCCCAGCTGCGCGAACTCATGGTCCAGCACTGGCCCTGCTTCGAGCCCTACCTCGCCGACCGGCGCGAGATCGAACTCGCCCTGGACGAGCTGGAGGTCGCCCGGCACGTGGTCTCCCGCAACCGGGTGCTCACCCAGACCGTCCTCGCCCAGACCGAGCGCGCCGCCGCCCGCCTGCTCGCCGTGCTCGACGGCGGCACCGGCGGCGTGCCCGCCGACGTCGTGGAGTCGCTGGTGGCCGGCCGGTACGCGGACGTCGTCGCCGTGCACGCCGACCGGGTCCGCCTCCAGCGCGACCTGCCCGTCGAGGACCTGCTGGACGGCGCCCGGCGGCTGGACGCGCTCGGCATCGGCCTCGGCATGCTCTGCCAGAACTACACCGGCAAGCGGCTGGTCCGCCTCGCCGGGGAAGGCTGCCGGGTGCGGCTGCTCTTCCTCAATCCGGCGAGCAGTGCCGTCCGCCGCCGCGAACGCGAACTCGGGCTCGGGCGCAGCGAGTTGTCCCGTTCGATCGAGATGAACATCATGCACGTCCGCCGGGTGCGGGCCCGGCTGCGGGACCAGGGCGGCTTCGAGATCCGGGTCTTCGACGAGACCCCGCGCTTCACCGCCTACCTGGTCGAGGGCCCGCGCCCGGCCGGCCAGCCCGGCGGCCGCCGCCAGACCCGCGACCTCGGCGTCATCCAGCCCTACCTGCGCCGCTCCCGCGGCATGGAGTCACCCGCACTCGTCCTGCGCGGCGGCGCCGGCCAGCAGCCGGGCGGCACGGAGGCCGGGCTGCTGGAGGTCTACCGCGAGGAGTTCGAGGGCGTCTGGGGGGACTCCCGGCCGGTGTCGTGA